The following coding sequences are from one bacterium window:
- a CDS encoding DUF2149 domain-containing protein, with the protein MKFLKRHRRFEKYDEPLEDPISGVANLFDASVVFIVSMMIALFMAYNMLDLLDPKSEVTITKKTADGKIEVITKKGKEIKVQKVTDKRLSGEGIRLGTAYQLKDGRVIYVPE; encoded by the coding sequence ATGAAATTTTTGAAGAGACACAGACGATTTGAAAAATACGATGAGCCACTTGAAGATCCAATCTCAGGGGTAGCAAATCTGTTTGATGCCAGTGTGGTCTTTATTGTCAGTATGATGATTGCCCTTTTTATGGCTTATAATATGCTCGATTTATTAGACCCAAAATCAGAGGTGACCATCACAAAAAAGACCGCGGATGGAAAAATTGAGGTGATTACCAAAAAGGGCAAAGAGATAAAGGTGCAAAAGGTAACTGATAAACGATTAAGCGGCGAAGGCATAAGACTTGGCACTGCCTATCAGCTTAAGGACGGGAGGGTGATTTATGTGCCGGAGTAA